The DNA segment AGGCGACGATGGTGTGGGCCACCACCAGGACGGCGGTGTGGTGCGACTACCCCGACCAGGACGGCGGCTTCTCGCAGGTGTCGATGCGGGACCAGGATCTGTGGATCGAGAGGAAACGCACCACCTGGTACGGCGTCCTCACCCTGCAGTCCTGGCCGGCCGGGGACCGCACCGTCACCTGCGACGGAGGGATCGAGCTCGCGATCGGGAGGCCACCGCTGGTGCACGACGCCCGTACCGAAGCCCTGGTGATCCTCGGATCCTTCTTCGCCGCGGCGGCGGGACTCGGCCTGGCCGCCGCCGCGCTGGCGCGGCGGCGGACGACTCAGCGCGCGATGTAACGACCTCCGCGACCGCGGATGATCTTCCGGGTCCTGATTTCTCTACAATGCGCCGGTGGCGCTTGATCGCAGGACCTATCGGATCGTCGACGGTGAGCAGATCGAGGGCACCTGGCGGCCGGTCTTCATCCGGAACGGGCGGAACCAGTTCCTGACCGACCTGCTGATCTACGCGGACGGTTTGATCTACTGCTGGGACTGGGTGGATCTGGACGGCCTGCGGGCGAAGCTCGCCAGCGGCAAGGTCACCACCACTCCGGAGCCCGGGATTCCGGTCTCGGCGCATCACCTGGCGTCCTGGACGGTCACCGACCCGGCCGGCTACGTGACCGCCGAGGACCTGGTCGGCGAGGTGGCCGACGAGATCGACACGCTCAATGGCCGTCCTGATGCGACGCGGCGCTGCCTGCGGGCGCTCGCCGTCTTCCTCGCCGACCGGACCGAGGGGAACCGGGAGCTGCTGGCCGCCGCCTATCGCGCGATCCCGTCTCATCTGCGGGTCTACGCGCTCGGCGACATGGACTACCGGGACTGGCCCCTCGAAGTCCTCTGCACCCCGGTCGCCGACCTGGTCGACGACGCCGACGCCGACGCCGACGAGAAGATCACCTTCGCGGAGTACGCGGAGGCGGTCGCCTACTTCTCCGGCTGGGTCCCGCCGGCCTCGGCCGCCGATCGGGTTTCCGGGCCGACGGTGAAACTGGCGACGATCCCCGGCCGCTTCCCGTCGCCGCCGGGCGTCGAATGCCTGCGCAACGAGTGCCCGGCGCCGATCGAGCTCGGCGGGATCACCTATCCGACGGCTCTGCACGCCTATTGGGCGCTGGCCGTGACCACTGACACGGACCGGCTCGCGGTTCGCGACGCGCCCCACTATTCCGACGCTTCGGTGGTGGCGCAGCAACTCGGTGTGCGGGACGACTGGCCGGCGGTCCGGCTGGCCGCCATGCACACTGTCGTCCGCGCGAAGTTCCAGCAGCACCCCGACCTGGCCGCGGTGCTGGCCGGCACCGGCGACGGCCGGATCGAGTACAACGTCAGCTCGCCCTACTGGAGTGGTGGCAAGGAGGGCCGCAACTGGATGGGCCGTCTCCTCGAACTCGTCCGCTCCGAGATGGCGGGCCTCTAGGGCTCTCCGGCGCCGGCCTCGCTCGTCGTCGCGTTCTCCTCGCCGGCGGTGGTGCGCAGCAGAGCGGGCGTGTCCCTCGTACAAGGAAGGGTCAGACCTGGGGAAGCTCGTAGCGTGCGCTGTCGTCGGGGACGCCGCGTGCCTGGGCCGCCCGGCCCAGTAGCAGTGCGTAAGCGAGGAACGCGAGCCAGACCACCGCGCCGAGACCGATGCGGGCGGCCGGCGGCAGCGTCGAGGGCGTGAGATACGCCTCCAGCGCGCCGGCGATCGCCAGCACCGGAACGAGACCGACAGCGATCAGCATGCCGGAGCGTGCTCGATCGGTGAGGGCCTGCCGCCTGGTCCGCGACGGGCCGGGGGCGATCCAGGCCCAGCCGATCCGCAGACCGACCGCCGCGCCGATGAAGACGCAGGTCAGCTCCAGGAGGCCGTGCGGCGCGAGGTAGGTCAGGAACGTGCCGCCGGCGCCGTTGCCGAAGAGGACACCGCCGGTGATGCTGATGTTGAGCAGGTTCACGCCGAGTAGGTAGAAGACCGGCAGGATCAGTACCCCGGCCGCGATGCACTGGGCCGTGAGCACGGCGTTGTTCGTCCAGACCTGGCCGGCGAAGTTCTGCGGCCGATACTGACTGTAATAGCCGACGAAGTCACCGCCGACCAGGTCGGTGATCTGCTGCTCGCTGAGGAAGGGCGCGAGGACCTGCGGGTACGCGTTGATGTACCAGGTCAGCGTGCTACCCGCGATCATCAGCAGGATGCCGAGGGTGATCCACCAGTGGCGTGCGGCGTAGAGCTGCGCCGGGAACGTCCGCAGGAAGAACCGGGGGATCGACCGCCAGACGAATCCTTGTCCGCGATTGATCGCGGCGCGACCGGCCATCAGCTGCCGGGAGAGATCGGCGAGCACGACCGGGTCGGGGGAGCGGCGGCGCAGCACCGACAGGTGCGTGGCGGCCCGCTGGTAGAGCATGACCAGTTCGTCGGCCTCCGCGGCGCTGAGCCGGCGACGCCGTGCGAGCTGTTCCATCCGGTCCCACTCGCCGGCGCGGTCCAGCACGTATGCGTCCAGATCCACCCGTCGGCCTTTCGTGTTTACTGTCCGGGTGACTGTGCTGGGTGACGGGCGGGTTGTCAACGCGGAGGCGGTGGCGCTCGACGTGCGCCCGGCCCGGCTCGGCTCCCGGGCGCTCGCGCTCGCCTTCGACATCGGCGCGCAGGTGGTGCTCGCCCTGTTCCTGCTGCTGCTCACCTCCATCACGCTGCGTGTGTTGCCGCCCAGCATCGTCGACGACGCGTTGTCCGACACGGTGATCCGCGTCGTGGTGGTGATCGTGCTGCTCGGCTATCCGACGCTGATCGAGACCCTGACGAACGGCCGCAGCGTCGGCAAACTCGTCGTCGGTCTGCGGGTGGTCCGCGAGGACGGCGGGCCGATCCGGGTGCGGCACGCGTTCACCCGCTCGCTGGTCGGCTTCGCCATCGAGTGGCCCGGCCTGCTGTTCCCCCTAGTCACCTGGATGATCAGCTTCGGCACGATGATCGGCTCGTCGCGCGGGCGCCGGATCGGGGATCTCGCCGCGGGCACGATGGTGGTGCACGTGCGGCGGCCGTACCCGTGGCTGCCGGTCCCGCCCATGCCGGCCGCCCTCGGCCCGTGGGCGGTGGTCGCCGACCTGTCCGCGCTCGACGACGGGCTGGCGCTCGCCGTCCGGCAGTATCTGTCGCGGGCGCCGGTGCTGCGCGAGCCGCAGCGATCCCGGCTCGGTCATGAACTGGCGTCCGAAGTGGCGGCTGCGGTACGCCCGGCTCCTCCGGCCGGCACCCCGCCGGACGCGTATCTGGCCGCGGTCCTGGCTGAGCGGCGGCGGCGGGCGGAGGCGATTCCGGGCGTGCGGGCGATGTCTGAGATATCGGAGAAGTCGGCCGTGGTCGCCGGTCTGCGTCCGGCGTCTCCACGCTGAATGAGACTGCGCTGAATCAGACTGCGCTGAATCAGACTGCGCTGGATCAGCAGGTCACCTGTGTCCGGCCGGTCTTCTGGGTCCACTCGCAGGTGTCAGTGATCTTGCCGGTCGTATCCCGCAGGGTCGCCGTGTCACCGGGGTTGTTCCACAGGTAGTTGCCGCTGTTCCAGTATCGGTGCGTGGCCGTGTCGGCACCCCGCCCGGTGTGCAGCCAGATCCGCCCCTTGGCGGCGATCGTGGCCACGCCGAACGTGTACGCCCGCCCACCCTGCTCCCGGATCGACCAGCCGGTGATCGAGACCGGCTTCGCCCCGTCGTTGACCAGCGAGATCCACTCGGCGTTGAGGCTCTCCGCGCTGCGGGTGTCCTTGCCTGGCGAGTCGTACTGCGCGACGTCGAGCCGCGGCACCGGCGTGGTGACGGCAGCCGGGTCGCCCTGCACGACGCCGAGCGGCGCGACGACGGCGGTCAGGGCGGCAGCGGTCAGCAGCATCATCACACCAGCGAGCGTCGGCCGGCCGAGCCTTTCCGCGAGCCAGATTCCCGGAAGATCCGCTGTCCGGGTGACGTGCGCGCCGTTGCCTCGCCACATGAGCCCGGGCCGGGCCCTCGGCGGCAGGGATGTGATCCTCAGGTGTTCTTGCGGTTGCGGTAGGTGCGCGTCTTGCTGCGATTGCCGCACACCTCCATGGAGCACCAGCGGCCTGCGCCGTTGCGGGAGGTGTCGAGGAAGGCGCGGCGGCAGTCCGGGGCCGCGCAGAGGCGGAGGCGGTGCCAGGTGCCGTCGGCCACGGCGTGGGCCACGGCGACGACGATGACCGCCAAGGCCGGGTCGGGGACGGTGGAGGCGAGGCGGAGGCGGCCGTCGGGAAACGTCTCGAGGCGGATCGGGAAGGCGGCGAGCGGGTCGACGCCGACGCCTGACAGACTGGTACGCAAGGCCGCTCGCAGCTCGGCGGCCCCGGCCGAGTCCGCCACCTGGTGAGTGGACACCCAGGCGGACAGAGTGTCGGCGCCCTGATGGGGCACGCCGTGGCGGCTGAAGGTGCGCTCGTCGAGAGTGTTCAGAAACTCCTCGACTACCCGGAGGTCGATCACCAGAACACTGTACAACACCACTGTGGCCTTTCGATGGTGTTGCATAAGGATGGTTGCCGAGTAGGTGGCCGGGGCGTCTGGGGGAACGCCCCTGCCGGTGAGGATGGGCCATGGGGACGGGTGCTCGCCGCGTGATTATCCGCCGTACAGCTCGCCGCACGCGCTCGACAGATCGAGCCAGGCCTGGGCCATCGCGAGGTTGAGCTTCTGCTCGGGTTTCGGCGCGGCGGCGGCCACCGCGGCGCTGGTCTCCCGGACCTCGCCGGCCGCCGTGCGGATCGACTCCTGAGTGGCCTGCGCCGCGACCTGCGCCGCCTGGCCGGTGCGCGCCGGATCGAGGTGGGCCTTCGCCACGTTGACCTCGGTCACCGCGGCACACGCGACCTTGTTGGTGTCGGTCTGGGCGACCGGTTCGGGAGCCTCGGCCGGCTCGGCGCCACAGCCCGGGAGAATCAGCAGAAGAGCGGGGAGAAAAAGCGCTTTACGCATCCGGGGACCATAGCGGCCGGTCCTTTTCGCGGCCGATTCCGGTGTCCGAACACGAGCATTCTCCGGTCTGTTCTCACCATTCTGGTGACCGCCCGTGAAAAGTGAGCGGAATTCGTCCGGCGGCGGCTATGCATAACGAGCGGCGCGGGGGAGAGCGACGCGGGACACCCCATCGGGCGAATCACGGACGAGAGGTGGATCACCGCGATGTAGCGTCCCGGTAACAGGCAGCACGATCCTCGCCGTGCCAGGGTGATCGCATGGTCAGCTCATACGGGGGACGTCACGTCCTGAAGGACACCTGGATACCCGTCGAACGCCGATGGCTCGGCCTCGACCGCCGCACGCTGCTCCCCGGGCTGGTGGTCCTCGGCATCGCCCTGCTGCTGCGCACGATCATCCCGCTGATCGACCAGGCCGTGCCGGGCGGCGCGGTGATCGAAGCCGGTCAGCGGCTCAACCTCAACGCCGGGCTCACCGTGGCGCCGCCGGCCGGCTGGCAGCTCACCGACGGGATCCTGGTCGGCGCGAACACCGTGCAGCCCGGCGCCGGATCGGCGACCGCGGCGTT comes from the Actinoplanes sp. OR16 genome and includes:
- a CDS encoding NADAR family protein, which encodes MALDRRTYRIVDGEQIEGTWRPVFIRNGRNQFLTDLLIYADGLIYCWDWVDLDGLRAKLASGKVTTTPEPGIPVSAHHLASWTVTDPAGYVTAEDLVGEVADEIDTLNGRPDATRRCLRALAVFLADRTEGNRELLAAAYRAIPSHLRVYALGDMDYRDWPLEVLCTPVADLVDDADADADEKITFAEYAEAVAYFSGWVPPASAADRVSGPTVKLATIPGRFPSPPGVECLRNECPAPIELGGITYPTALHAYWALAVTTDTDRLAVRDAPHYSDASVVAQQLGVRDDWPAVRLAAMHTVVRAKFQQHPDLAAVLAGTGDGRIEYNVSSPYWSGGKEGRNWMGRLLELVRSEMAGL
- a CDS encoding RDD family protein, whose protein sequence is MTVLGDGRVVNAEAVALDVRPARLGSRALALAFDIGAQVVLALFLLLLTSITLRVLPPSIVDDALSDTVIRVVVVIVLLGYPTLIETLTNGRSVGKLVVGLRVVREDGGPIRVRHAFTRSLVGFAIEWPGLLFPLVTWMISFGTMIGSSRGRRIGDLAAGTMVVHVRRPYPWLPVPPMPAALGPWAVVADLSALDDGLALAVRQYLSRAPVLREPQRSRLGHELASEVAAAVRPAPPAGTPPDAYLAAVLAERRRRAEAIPGVRAMSEISEKSAVVAGLRPASPR
- a CDS encoding CGNR zinc finger domain-containing protein, with the protein product MIDLRVVEEFLNTLDERTFSRHGVPHQGADTLSAWVSTHQVADSAGAAELRAALRTSLSGVGVDPLAAFPIRLETFPDGRLRLASTVPDPALAVIVVAVAHAVADGTWHRLRLCAAPDCRRAFLDTSRNGAGRWCSMEVCGNRSKTRTYRNRKNT
- a CDS encoding lamin tail domain-containing protein, with the translated sequence MMLLTAAALTAVVAPLGVVQGDPAAVTTPVPRLDVAQYDSPGKDTRSAESLNAEWISLVNDGAKPVSITGWSIREQGGRAYTFGVATIAAKGRIWLHTGRGADTATHRYWNSGNYLWNNPGDTATLRDTTGKITDTCEWTQKTGRTQVTC
- a CDS encoding stage II sporulation protein M gives rise to the protein MDLDAYVLDRAGEWDRMEQLARRRRLSAAEADELVMLYQRAATHLSVLRRRSPDPVVLADLSRQLMAGRAAINRGQGFVWRSIPRFFLRTFPAQLYAARHWWITLGILLMIAGSTLTWYINAYPQVLAPFLSEQQITDLVGGDFVGYYSQYRPQNFAGQVWTNNAVLTAQCIAAGVLILPVFYLLGVNLLNISITGGVLFGNGAGGTFLTYLAPHGLLELTCVFIGAAVGLRIGWAWIAPGPSRTRRQALTDRARSGMLIAVGLVPVLAIAGALEAYLTPSTLPPAARIGLGAVVWLAFLAYALLLGRAAQARGVPDDSARYELPQV